In Paramormyrops kingsleyae isolate MSU_618 chromosome 5, PKINGS_0.4, whole genome shotgun sequence, one DNA window encodes the following:
- the LOC111845254 gene encoding ATP-sensitive inward rectifier potassium channel 12-like encodes MGTVRVNRYSTVSPDEEGDSSLSRQQHPLSMEPSGGGGRGGRLGGAAGALAVQESDSSYNGRKISTMGSGRLRSRFVKKNGQCNVVFNNMEDKPRRYLADIFTTCVDIRWRYMLMIFTATFLISWLLFGLIFWGVALAHGDFDPHPGSFSPGGAGSRSGGGSGQPWKPCILHVNNFLGAFLFSIETQTTIGYGFRCVTEECPAAVATVVVQSIVGCIIDSFMIGTIMAKMVRPKKRAQTLLFSHNAVVALRDGKLCLMWRLGNLRKSHIVEAHVRAQLIRPYVTAEGEYIPLEQTDINVGYDEGLDRLFLVAPLVIVHEIDEQSPLYNMSRADLEKEDFEIVVILEGMVEATAMTTQARSSYLAREILWGHRFEPVVFEKQDRYQVDYSRFHTTYKVPSTPNCSARKLNEMVSRSSSATSRSMSPASPKTSHRLMPPHSPSAFCYENEVALHCGEEEDEADGLRERDGGEGEERTVPVDFQERYQEQPSEMLCVMDMENQIGFKMLPLDPLSFRRESEI; translated from the exons ATGGGAACAGTGCGGGTAAACAG GTACAGCACCGTGTCACCTGACGAGGAAGGCGACAGCTCCCTGAGCCGACAGCAGCACCCCCTGAGCATGGAGCCCTCGGGGGGAGGAGGACGGGGAGGGCGGCTTGGAGGGGCCGCAGGAGCTCTGGCGGTGCAAGAGAGCGACAGCAGCTACAACGGGCGCAAGATCAGCACCATGGGCTCGGGGCGCCTACGGAGCCGGTTTGTGAAGAAGAACGGGCAGTGTAACGTGGTCTTCAACAACATGGAGGACAAACCCCGCCGCTATCTAGCAGACATCTTCACCACATGTGTCGACATCCGCTGGAGGTACATGCTGATGATCTTCACCGCAACTTTTCTGATCTCCTGGCTGCTCTTTGGTCTGATCTTCTGGGGGGTAGCCTTAGCCCACGGGGACTTTGACCCGCACCCAGGCTCCTTCTCACCAGGAGGAGCTGGCAGCAGGTCTGGAGGTGGTTCAGGACAACCGTGGAAGCCGTGCATACTTCACGTGAACAATTTCCTGGGGGCCTTCCTGTTCTCCATCGAGACACAGACCACCATTGGATACGGGTTCCGCTGCGTGACTGAGGAGTGTCCTGCTGCCGTGGCAACCGTGGTGGTCCAGTCAATCGTGGGCTGCATCATCGACTCGTTCATGATCGGCACCATCATGGCTAAGATGGTGCGGCCCAAGAAGAGGGCCCAGACGCTGCTGTTCTCTCACAATGCTGTCGTTGCTCTCAGGGATGGAAAACTGTGTCTAATGTGGCGTTTGGGCAACCTGAGGAAGAGTCACATCGTGGAGGCCCATGTGAGGGCCCAGCTCATCAGACCCTATGTCACAGCAGAAGGGGAATATATCCCTCTGGAGCAAACAGACATCAACGTGGGCTATGATGAGGGTCTGGATAGACTCTTCTTGGTGGCTCCACTGGTCATCGTCCACGAAATTGATGAACAGAGTCCATTATATAACATGAGCAGAGCTGATCTGGAGAAAGAGGACTTTGAGATTGTGGTGATTCTGGAGGGAATGGTGGAGGCCACAGCTATGACTACCCAAGCACGGAGCTCATACCTGGCCCGGGAGATTCTCTGGGGCCACAGGTTTGAGCCGGTGGTGTTCGAGAAGCAAGACCGCTACCAGGTAGACTATTCTCGCTTCCACACGACCTACAAGGTCCCCTCCACACCCAACTGCAGCGCCAGGAAACTCAACGAGATGGTCAGCAGGTCATCTTCCGCAACCTCCCGCTCCATGTCACCTGCGAGCCCCAAGACCTCCCATCGCCTCATgccccctcactcccccagcGCCTTCTGTTATGAGAACGAGGTCGCTTTGCACTGCGGGGAGGAAGAAGACGAAGCGGATGGGCTCAGGGAGCGAGATGGAGGAGAAGGGGAGGAGCGGACAGTCCCTGTAGATTTCCAGGAGAGGTACCAAGAACAACCAAGCGAAATGTTGTGCGTCATGGACATGGAGAATCAAATAGGATTTAAGATGCTGCCTCTTGACCCACTGAGCTTCAGGAGGGAGTCTGAAATCTGA